The DNA region TTTTCTTATGGGGGCTTCTGGGGCCAATTTCTCAGCTTCTACTAGTTTAGTTAAGCGTTTTAACTGGACGTTTAGTGCTGCCATATCTACGTGGGGAGGAAAATTCTGCTTAACATTCTGCTCAACTTTTGTCATCATCCCTTTTAATACCTTTTTTACTTTCTTATTTAGTGCTGGGCTAGTTTCATCTTGTCCTGGCATATTTTACTCCTCCATATGTTGATTTTCTCATCGTATATTTTCCTCAGCTAAGTATTCTTTGATAGGAGAGTCTTCCATACTAGATAAGCTATTCGGGTTATTCTCTTATACAACTGGGTATCCTTCTGTAAACTTATATATCGTAAGCCTATTTAACACGTTAACTTCCTTCAAATCGCATTGTTGTTTGAAAGATTTTACTCCGGCAGCTATATGGATTTCTTTTATAGTATTGATTTTGAACACTATTTTTTATTATTCCCGCCCCTCTTATTGGCGATTATTTTGTTATTGCTTTAATAGTAATACAATTCTCAACTATTTAAAAATTATTTACCTTAATTCATAATATAAATAATAATTTATATTATATTTATGTTAATAAATCTAAACTATTAACTAGCAAAGTAGGAAGATGTAAGGGGTAACTAAAAGAGTTGTAATAGAAAAAAGTTGATAATTCTTAAATTTTTATTAACTTTATAAAAATTTATATACAAATCACTAAGAATTACCTTCTAATTAGAGATAGAATACTGATGAGAACAAAATAAATACTAAAGGGCCAAACCAAAACAAGATAATAAAAATTAGGTCATTAGACCTCTTGCATAACCTAATCTAATTGGTAATTTTGTCGTCGAAACTCCTCTCTGTTCCTCACGTACGTCTATGTACGCTGCGGTACTCGACTTCGTTTCTCCTAAAAATTCTTCAATTATCTTTAGGTTATGCAAGAGGTCTACTCAAAGATATTACTTTAACTTATGACATTTTTAACCAATTTAATAGTTGTGGGTAAAGATATGACTATAAAGTACGTGAGCACGTGAGTCCATGATAAAATAAAAAAAACAATTTTTGAAAGACGAGTAGTATAATCTACTTAAGGGTGGGTAGATGTAATAGATCTGATCTTTTACCAAGCTCTTGATAAATACTTACATCTATATTGCCTCCGGATAACAGCACTAACACTTTTTGAGGAGTAGATTGTTTTTTTAACCAGTTCACTACGCCTACCATATTTAAAGCACATGAGGGTTCACAGGTAACTTTTAATAAATGTGTTAACCAGCTAGTCCAATAATATATTAAATGTTCCTCTGCTAGAAAAAAATCATCTAGTTTTTTTAAATAGTGAAATGTACGTTCGGAAACACTTAAAGTACGTAAACCATCTGCTACAGTTGGCGGAGAATCAGTAAATCTATATATAGTATTTTGTTTTATAGATAAAAAAGCATCATTCGCCTGACTTGGTTCCACTCCTATAAGCAAACTAGATGGAGATAATAATTCCTTTGCTAGATATGACCCTGCAAGTAATCCCCCTCCACCGCACGCAGCGAAAATAGCATTTGGGTAAAAGCTTAATTGTTGCAGCGCTTCATAACACATTGTACTTGCTCCCACTATGCTAGACTCGCTATCAGAAGGATGCAAGTAATAAAAACCATTTGCTATGTCAGCTTTTGCTCTGTTTTCTGCTACCTGTCTAGTCTCAGTAAGTATTACTTCAGCGCCATAATATTTTGCTGCTTGTTGTTTAATCAAAGAAGTATTTTTAGGTAAATAAATTCTAGCGTGAAGATTAAGGATCTTGGCGGCCCATGCAAGCCCAAGCCCATGATTCCCTGTACTATATGCTACTACTTTAGTAGGTAAGGATTTTTTTTCTTTTTGTTCTAATAAATGATTTAATACTCCTCTTACTTTAAAGGCGCCAGTTTTTTGCAATGATTCAGCTTTAAAAAAAATTTCATGCCCTAACATTTCATTTAAAGTGCTAGATTGAATTATAGGAGTTAAATATAGATATTCTTTTATTCTATTACTTGCTATTGCTATAGGATGTACATGCTGAATTGATAGTTTCATATGACTACAGTTAATTCCGTTAATTCTTAGTAAACATGGAGTTTTATTTTTAGCTATACCCAAGGGATCATTCTAGTATAGCAGTAATATACTCTTCGCCTTTCAAGAGTTTGTTTCTTCATTAGACCTCTTGCATAACCTAATCTAATTGGTAATTTTGTCGTCGAAACTCCTCTCTGTTCCTCACGTACGTCTATGTACGCTGCGGTACTCGACTTCGTTTCTCCTAAAAATTCTTCAATTATCTTTAGGTTATGCAAGAGGTCTATTTTATCAAAGTTTCGCGTGCTCACGTACTTAGTTGTACGCTGCGCGCGCTCACCCCTGGCAAATAAAATCCAACTCTTGAAATCCATTGAGTATACCATTTCCGAAAACTAATCATCTACGTTTGCCTTGCTTCATGATCTCCGCTCCTTGCGTACTAATATGTACGCTCCGGTGCAAGGGCACTCGTACTCCTAATACTAATTTAGTTTTGGGAAATGGTATAAGTAATATACGTTCAGTTTAAAAGCGGTACTCAAAGATCTCTTCCTTTCAAGCTTAAATAGCTAGAGTATACCCTTTTGCTATATCAATTAACCTTGCCTAGGTGCAGCCCATTTACGGGCTTACCTACCATATAGTGACAAGAATGAAACTGTAGTACCGTAAAAACCTTGCCCCATTGATAATAATTTAAATTGTTTAACTGTTTTTAATATCATAAAATTGCTTGAAATCCTAGTATGATAATATTATATAGCTAACAGCTGCCCTAGTATATAAATTTCTTAAGGTTTTTGTATGATAAATAAAGAAAAATTACCCCTACTTGTATTAAGGGATATGGTGGTATTTCCTGGTATGATTGCCCCTATATTTGTTGGCCGAGCAAAATCTATTCATGCCCTACTTAGTACCGATAATATAGATAATAATAGGCAGATACTTTTAGTATTACAAAAA from Candidatus Tisiphia endosymbiont of Beris chalybata includes:
- a CDS encoding palindromic element RPE1 domain-containing protein; the encoded protein is MHNLKIIEEFLGETKSSTAAYIDVREEQRGVSTTKLPIRLGYARGLMKKQTLERRRVYYCYTRMIPWV
- a CDS encoding palindromic element RPE1 domain-containing protein gives rise to the protein MHNLKIIEEFLGETKSSTAAYIDVREEQRGVSTTKLPIRLGYARGLMT
- a CDS encoding serine/threonine dehydratase, producing the protein MKLSIQHVHPIAIASNRIKEYLYLTPIIQSSTLNEMLGHEIFFKAESLQKTGAFKVRGVLNHLLEQKEKKSLPTKVVAYSTGNHGLGLAWAAKILNLHARIYLPKNTSLIKQQAAKYYGAEVILTETRQVAENRAKADIANGFYYLHPSDSESSIVGASTMCYEALQQLSFYPNAIFAACGGGGLLAGSYLAKELLSPSSLLIGVEPSQANDAFLSIKQNTIYRFTDSPPTVADGLRTLSVSERTFHYLKKLDDFFLAEEHLIYYWTSWLTHLLKVTCEPSCALNMVGVVNWLKKQSTPQKVLVLLSGGNIDVSIYQELGKRSDLLHLPTLK